The following nucleotide sequence is from Aspergillus luchuensis IFO 4308 DNA, chromosome 1, nearly complete sequence.
ACAGTATCTCGACTGGCCCAACAAATAATCGCTATTCTCTTTGCCTCCGTGCATCAAATGGCCGCAGTTAGCATACCAGCCCATACTATACCTCCCCAAGGCTAATTATCCAACAGGCTCTGGTATACGCCATGTATGACTTGTGTCTCCATCCGGAGTTCATCGAGCCGCTCCGCGAGGAAATCAAGCATGCGCGAAGCGCGACCAGCTATGAAGATCACTTTGATCGGTTGCCTTTGATGGACAGCTTCCTACGGGAGTCTGCCCGACTCAGTCCATTAGATGCCTGTGAGATTCCCACATATATCACGCGCAGTTTACTTCAAGCCCGGTAACTAAAACCCGTTCAATTACAGTGTCAATTCAACGGGTGGCTCTATCACCCTACACTTTCGCAGACGGCACGCATGTCCCAACCGGAAACCTTGTTGCCGTGCCTCAAGAGGCGATTATGCAAGACCCGGAGCATTATCCGGATCCAAAGAAATTCGATCCATATCGGTTTCTGGCGGTAGATGAAGCGGATGGTTCGGTGAGAGCTTTCCCAAAGTATACAGACGTGCATTGGAACTATCCCTTCTGGGGTTCGGCGAAAAAGGCATGGTAAGCATCAAAACGAGTTATCCATAACATTTATCTGTAGCTGATAGGCCATGATGACAGTCCCGGTCGGTGGTTTGTCTCGAGGACATTGAAACAAGTTCTCAGCCATGTGATTATGGAGTACGATGTCAAGCTGGCGGATGAGAATGCATCACGAACCTTTGTTTGGACCACGGCTATTGTGCCTCGATCCAGTACAAAGTTGATGTTGCGAGCGCGAAATTGACTTTCATTTCTATAACCATTGCATTATATACGAATAACGATTTTGAACAtgctcatcttctccgtaCTTTCAGCCATAGATAAACGCAATATACAATACCCATCACTCTAGTCCCCCATCAAAGTACTTGAACTAGCAACAAAGCGTAACCTCCACCAAAGCAGCAAAAAACTTCCTTAATTTACTACCAACACCTCAATCAAACCTCAcaacctccatccccatcaccagCTCCCTCAACTCCCCCTCCGCAGGATACCTCTCCACAAGCCCTCCCAACTCCACCTCAATCCCAGCCCATACCATCTCATCAACGCCCGTTTTCGTCCTAGAATACAAACTTATCCCCGCCGGCATGAACATCGACTTATTAGCAAAGACAAGCAGCcactcgtcgtcatcgtctgcTCCGCCCCATCCCAGAATCTCCCACTGCGCACTCACCATCCGCAGCCATCCGCTCCCCCGCCACTCCATCTGAATCGGACCATGCTCTTTTCCGCCTGATATAGCTCGGTCCGTTCCGGTTGTGGTCTTtactgaggaagaggatagcGTTTGGTAGGATGTCTTGTTTGTGAGGATAGGGGTGGGTGAGGTTGTAGTAGGTTGGGAGAGCGCGCTTAAAGGTAGACTGCCTggtggagtggtggtggtggtggtgtcggcGGTTAGTGTGATTGTGGGGTTGCGTTTGTCGCTCCAGAAGGGACTGGAGGAGCGTGTGATATACCAGGTTCCGAGGatgttggtggttgttggtggtaaTGGTGGTGAATGTTCATGGctggagtggtggtggtggtggtattttTGGGGAGCATGGATCATGATGGGGTTTGGTATATGGAGGTTTGAGGGAActtgggagggggtggtagTAAGTATCTAGGAGTGTAGGGTTACAGAATTATGGATTGGCTTTATTGAAAGCAGAGGGAATAGAtgagtatttatattactactactgataGAAATACCTTGGAGCGATCAATGTACATACCATGCACTCAGGCTCTTATGTTGTTGCATATTGACAAGTAAGTATGGACAGGATCAGCTTAGCCTAGCCTGTTACCTACGTATATGCGGGTTTGAAAAATACGTACTCTTTACCCTCTTACTCGATGTTGTGCCGGTATGCATACGGTATGGCCCCGATTCATTCTTCTCCACTCTATCCACATCCCTGCCTCGATGATGACTCTCGGCTTGCAATGGCCCCGGCaagctgatgatgatgatgatgataatgatgccGTTGTTCTACCACAGGAACATAGATTAGCTCCGAAAGACAAGGCAAGTACTTGATTTCCGCGAGTCTAAAACCCACAGTTTCTCCATAAATATTTCTCGAGGAGCTGCTAGCTATTGACTATTATCAGGGTGAATCTGCTCACCGCATCATTGAACTCCCTTCAACGCTTATAAGATGGCCCCCCCACCGTAGTGCCTCTTGATAAATATGGCCTCTCAGGCTTATGACTCATAAACCAGCTCCAAAGACACGTTGTCCATGAGACTAGGACCTGTGTCGTGCAATTGCATCCTATCTCACTTATCCGAAGATTCTGGTAACTGTGCGACTTGAACGGAAGTCGATGCAGAGGGGTCTGTCTTCGCGTGTGGTGCACTAGAGTGTGCAGAAGCAAGGTCTGTGGTTTTATCACAAGATGAGCAAACTGAGGATAAGAGAGAATAGAAGTTGTACTTAACCGCGTGTCAAAGAGTCAGAAGCTTCTTGCGCTGAAGCAAGCGAGACATTATTAGAGTCTTCAGAAGACACTCTTGGGTTGATGCAGAATGAGTCGAAATATTGAAAAATGCATTGCATCCAGTCGTCACGCGAAGCAGTTAAGCAGTAAGTTCATAATTGAAAGTGGTTCACTTCGTAAAGTCTGGTTTGATAGAACTAGTATTGAACCTGAGTGGAAGATCATTTATATAGCTGAGAGGGGGGGTCGAGGTCACTTAACCTAGCTAGTCTGCGTCAGATCCCATATAAACAACTAGACATTACAAGACCGAATTGATATTGGCTTACATTATTATCTCTACGTGTCATGGATTGAATAAATGACACGATCATAACACGGATACCGACTTAGCGAGAAGACGCATGATGTACAATAAACGAGAGCTTCAGAAGGCCTGTTTAAATGCCAGTAAGGGCATATATGAAGAGAGAGACGAAAGCAATACCATGCTCCCTTAAACGGACTTCAAATTGCGCTACCATCGACATCAGAACAGGGCGCATTGGTGACTGGGCCAAGCCATGTGTCTGAACGACAAATCACAAAGAATCAAGCCATATATCGGGCTATATCTACTCATAAATGAACAATATCAtgttttattctatataatgcAAAGCGATTGATACTCATCTATATTCATCCCCCTCTCTATTCTGATTCACATCCGGCATCGTCTCCGTGGTAATCTCCACCTGTACATCTTTGAATATCCTAACTCCACTATGCATACTTCCTCCGTTCTCGGCAAGCTCAATATCATCCTGTAGCTGCGTAAGGCCCTCCTTTCGCCGGGCTCGGCTTCCACCAGTATAGTCATAAGTGTAGCTGTGATAACGACGCGCAAGACTGCTGTTTTCACCGATCAAGCGAGGGGCGTAGCGGCGCAGGAAGtggcggaggaaggggaggcagCTGCAGATGATGGCGAAGTTGGCTTCGATGTTGCTGCAACGCAGTTAGAGTGTGTTGTTGTGATCGGAGTAAGGAACTTACATCCACAGGTCTGGTCGACCAATATTGTAAGTTGGGTCAGAGGAATTAAGAAAGGGGATCAAAGTGATTAGACGGATGATGCCGGTGACGAGAGTTCTACATAGTCAGCAAATGACGCGAAATGGTGAGGGAATACTCACGCGCAGCCAATCATGAACATCAGCAAGAGGCCTAGCTTCTGTATCCCCGGCATGTTCAGCCCCACCACCGTTGGGATGGGTACCAAAATCAACGCAATATCAGAGATGATGTTCAGAACGGCTGTTGCAACATAGAGCGCGTATGGATTAACACATGTCCCTGTGACTGATATATCCCAACCTTTCTGGATTGGGTGGCAGCCGAAAATGAAGGCCAAGACGAGCGCAAAGCTGTAGCTACTGACTACAAACGCGATGCCGTACAAAATCCATTGTTGGTACCGTTTCTGACAAAGGATGCGATAGTAAAGGATAATCAGGCTGATTTTTGCAAGCGCCAGAGCGGGAACATAGATGATGGCTGCGGAGAGAACGACCTAGATATATTAACTTGGGTTGGATATTTTTCGAAGAACATACCTTGACATATACGTCATACACCACAGGCGTCACGTTCCAGAAATGAATTCCCATGCCCCCATGTTTGTATCCATCTGACATGTTAGTAGAGTGATAACCAATGGCAATAGGCACTTACAGATGGAGCATGCCTGGGTGCCCAGAGAGAACACCTGGAGCAAGATTAGTGGAATAGCTTCAATTCCAATCGCTGTGGCAGCCTACCCAAGCAAGGATAATAGACACTGTAAAAGTCAGATAGACTCTTCGTCATTGAGACGCTAACataccatcatcccatccgaACTTATGCAGCAAATGTGCTTTGGTATACACTCGCAAGGCTAGGCAGCTAGTGCTGATGATTAAGCCCGCCGAAATCACCGCCATATTTGCCGTATACAGATGGCGATGCGAGTAGTCAAAATCGTACGTCTCCCCGGGGGGAGGGTCCGCCATTGTAGTAATGGCCATCTTCAAGTGGCATTGAAGGCCAACAGCCTCTCATTGGAACCTCACACCGGCATAAATTATAGAAGGGTTCCAGAAGGGAGCTTATACTCTATGAGGCGCCCCTGAGGCACGGAAGGCCTAGTCGACGGCACAGACAGaataaagagaaagaatttgTATTTCGGtcatttttgtttttcttgctttttctcttcacgGAAAAGCGTATTGTGTGCGCTTTCCAACAAGGAATGTGCTATCGAAAGCTTATGCACGCTCTCCCAAGACGACAAGGATGTGCGCATCCTTCATTAACAGTGGTAAATTGGACCACATGCCGAAACTACGATGATTAACAATAACAACTCCGCCAAGCTTGAGGACTTTTCCGGTGCTTGGATAGTGTCATCTGTGTGGAGCGGAATAATATGCCATCGCGTCCGGCTGTCGTCCAGGCCAAAGCCTGGCCGTCCAAAGGCCCGAGGGTCGGCGGGTGTAGGAGTGGAAAGGATCGGTGGTGGAGCGCCctaagtacggagtagaggCAAGCGAACGATCAGACCGTGCTACTAGACTAGTTCGAATCGCGTTGAAACGGCTCGTGCTggcttcatcatcggctCCACAGCGATGCGGGTTGACTGCGCCGCATTTCCAGAGATGCACTAAGTCCGCGTTAAAAAATGGCGCAGCCTAGCAAGGCGAGATGAGGGTGGAGCATTCGTTGTCTCATTGTCTAATCTATCCCATTCTTTTTGGTGCTCTACTGTACAAAGCGCTTCAACTAGTCGTAAACTTCTTGGAGATGCTGCTTAAACCTGGCTGATCTTGAAGCCACCGGGAACCTGTACCTGGAACACTCCATCTGGATCATACTTTCTGGCCACGCGGGAGATGAATTCGACATTCTCCTCGCCATAACCCTTGAGAGGGTTCTGCGACTTGTCGGCGTAATTGAGGTAGATGTACTCATTGTGCGCCCCAATCGACTTGGCGTACtcgtcaacctcctccaggaTCGACTGGCCAAGACCGATGAAAAGATCTTCGTCCTGTGCATCATCCCAAGCGTAGTCGAATAGTATTTCTGCAAACGGATTAGTGCTGCGCTAGGAACAAGGTCGGGTCACATACGGATCAGGTTCTCATCAAATCGCTCCAAGCCCAAAACATTGCCACCCTTCTCCACGCTGTGCTGAGCAAAAAGCTTAGGCCAGGGCTGGATGATTACATCCATGGCCCAGTAGTCACTCTTGACATGGCCCTTGGCCTTTtcaatgttgttgttgtgaaGGTCGATTGCCTTGCGAAGGACATTGATGTCGTTCTTGTAGGTACCGGTTGTGAAGATATCCCTGTGTCGTGAGCTGTTAGCGACCCAAGTAACAAGAACCGgcttcaacaccaccagcGACGATCTCCTCAGGAAGATGCCTCTTCAAGGGAGAAAGACGACCGAAATTGGCTATCTATTAGGGACTGGCTTACCGGTATCCCGCCGCCTGAACCAGCTCCTGCGTCAGGTTGTAAATAGTAGCAAACCGCATCGTGTCAGTGGTGTTTGGAATACTCGTAAACTCATGGAATGCGGGTGCAAAGGCAACAGGTTTGGTGTATTCCAGGGCATCGGCAATAATGTTCTGCCCCGTCGTTGAGCTGTACTCCCACATCCCGATCCAGGATGCGTAGGGGTCATTGTGGATGTTGTTGGTAAAGTTTACTGCGGCCGAGAGCTGTCGGTCGGTGGTCGAATTATCGTAGACGACCAGTCCACCCCAAAGCATATCATGAGGCAACGTCTTGAGGTCATACTTTGTGACAACTCCAAAGTTGATCGATCCACCCTTCAACGCCTTGTACAGATCAGGATGGCTAGTCCGGTTGGCATTGATGATCGATCCGCTGGCAAGAACGACTTCAAAGTTCTCGACGTTGTCACAAGCAAAGCCTACACGTGCGGTGTAGAAGGTGTTTCCACCTCCGATCAGGAACCCACCCACGCCAACTGGTCCACCGCGTCCTCCAGGCACAGTGACACCATAGGGATCAAGAGCCTTGTAGACCGCCTGCCAGCGCGCCCCCGGCTGGATAGATGCAACGCCTTTATCC
It contains:
- a CDS encoding FAD-binding oxidoreductase (CAZy:AA7;~COG:C;~EggNog:ENOG410PKNQ;~InterPro:IPR016166,IPR006094,IPR036318;~PFAM:PF01565;~go_function: GO:0016491 - oxidoreductase activity [Evidence IEA];~go_function: GO:0050660 - flavin adenine dinucleotide binding [Evidence IEA];~go_function: GO:0071949 - FAD binding [Evidence IEA];~go_process: GO:0055114 - oxidation-reduction process [Evidence IEA]), which produces MKVSSAAVPVLSILPEASLGLGSTQLCCAALQATSLRNQVLYPTSTAYNESVSSYFAVNVQLDPTCIVQPHSTEDVSLIVSTLTQTGETQCPFAVRSGGHTTWPGAADIGQGVTIDLSMMNSTTYHKDKGVASIQPGARWQAVYKALDPYGVTVPGGRGGPVGVGGFLIGGGNTFYTARVGFACDNVENFEVVLASGSIINANRTSHPDLYKALKGGSINFGVVTKYDLKTLPHDMLWGGLVVYDNSTTDRQLSAAVNFTNNIHNDPYASWIGMWEYSSTTGQNIIADALEYTKPVAFAPAFHEFTSIPNTTDTMRFATIYNLTQELVQAAGYRDIFTTGTYKNDINVLRKAIDLHNNNIEKAKGHVKSDYWAMDVIIQPWPKLFAQHSVEKGGNVLGLERFDENLIQILFDYAWDDAQDEDLFIGLGQSILEEVDEYAKSIGAHNEYIYLNYADKSQNPLKGYGEENVEFISRVARKYDPDGVFQVQVPGGFKISQV
- a CDS encoding uncharacterized protein (COG:S;~EggNog:ENOG410PQVD), producing the protein MIHAPQKYHHHHHSSHEHSPPLPPTTTNILGTWYITRSSSPFWSDKRNPTITLTADTTTTTTPPGSLPLSALSQPTTTSPTPILTNKTSYQTLSSSSVKTTTGTDRAISGGKEHGPIQMEWRGSGWLRMVSAQWEILGWGGADDDDEWLLVFANKSMFMPAGISLYSRTKTGVDEMVWAGIEVELGGLVERYPAEGELRELVMGMEVVRFD
- a CDS encoding uncharacterized protein (COG:S;~EggNog:ENOG410PNPP;~TransMembrane:7 (o25-49i61-82o102-128i140-163o183-209i221-240o260-278i)), translating into MAITTMADPPPGETYDFDYSHRHLYTANMAVISAGLIISTSCLALRVYTKAHLLHKFGWDDVSIILAWVFSLGTQACSIYGYKHGGMGIHFWNVTPVVYDVYVKVVLSAAIIYVPALALAKISLIILYYRILCQKRYQQWILYGIAFVVSSYSFALVLAFIFGCHPIQKGWDISVTGTCVNPYALYVATAVLNIISDIALILVPIPTVVGLNMPGIQKLGLLLMFMIGCATLVTGIIRLITLIPFLNSSDPTYNIGRPDLWINIEANFAIICSCLPFLRHFLRRYAPRLIGENSSLARRYHSYTYDYTGGSRARRKEGLTQLQDDIELAENGGSMHSGVRIFKDVQVEITTETMPDVNQNREGDEYR